The Alnus glutinosa chromosome 1, dhAlnGlut1.1, whole genome shotgun sequence region AATGAAGAGATCGTTAGAGGAAGAACCACATGGAATAGAAAGATGTCCATCATGCCTTTCTCCACCTAGCAATCATGTTAAACTATTGAAAGGGATTTAAAAAGCTTATCCCCTGTGAACAAAAATTGAGACGTTCCggcacaaaataaataaatgaaagtcGAATGAAATTAGTTGAAAGAGAAGTGCCTTGTGCATCATGTGTGGCAACGTTCTTTGAAATAATAACAGTTGCGTAATTAGAAAAAAGCCCAAAGAACAGAGTTAAGTTTCAACCAAGGATACTTTTCCCCAACTCCCATTTCTGTTTGTTCCCCAAATTCAATCACATAATGAAAGAAACAAGACTTTCAATAGACAGAGGGTTGGGTTAGAGAGAGAAACCACTACAATAGCCATGTTACATGTTACATGTCACCCCTAGCTTCCACAATAGACCTTTTCCGGCTCGATGTCAAGGCCAGCTCTTAGTTAACCTGGTTCAACCAGTCCAGTCGAGTTttcaaaacactaaaatgagTGTTCCACTTTTTGCTGCATTGTTCCAAtacaaatgacaaaaatgctctagataaattaaatttgaaataaatcacattaaaaaaactaaactacaaAACTGAAGATTGGGAAGTCCAAAATGGCTCCAGTAACTAATGAGCCTTACGCCGTACCTATCATGTAAGAATAAATTATCTGAGCTCAAAAGACTGATCCACTGACCTAAGAGAATATCATTTACAGTTTAAAACGGTGTTAGGTATTTACAGCAATGGAGGATACCCTCAAGAAAAGTAAGTAATCAAAGAATGGTGTCGTCCAATAGCAACATCATCGCCTCTTTTTACCTAAACTTTTACGTAGTTGCCAAGACCAAACAAGGATGAATATTAGGAGGGCCACTCCAATCGATGTCCAGAATAGTACCAGCCATAAAGGCATTGATTTAGGGTATAATCCTGGTGGAAGTCAAAAACAAGGTCATTAAGATCAAGAAGCAACGATGAGAAGAAATTAAATGCACTAGTGTCACCAAAACTAAAAATTTGGTCGATTAACAATATGCAGCTTGAGCTTAGAAATGCTCAAGACGATTGATATAGACAAACATACCGTGACCAAACTTGATGCAAATGAGAAGCTCAACAATGCAGATAGCAAGGGAAAGCCAACAAAAAGCTCCAacttttttcaccaaatttctGGAAAGTTAAAAAACTCATCAAGAACAACTACATGTAAATTCATCTTAGTATAGACATTCTTCAATAATGTAGTACTTTCATTCATGTGAACATGTTGGGCAcaggagaaggagagagagagagagagagagagagagagagagagggtaccGGTCTTGAAGATACGAATTATACTCACGAATTGTTGGTATTGCAATTAGCCACCACAAGATCAACCTATACACAATTACAGGGTTCCGAGGAGGAATCCAAAGACAAAACTTCAAAAAGAATGTGTTCAGCTCTACTGTCAAAAATATAATGCAAAGACTCAGAACTTGAATGAATCGCCATGGACCAAGCAGGGGGTGCCACTCATCTTTGTCCCAGTGTGCTGGTGTAAACTGTCCTAATGTTCGTTTGACCTGAAAAAAATGTAGACGACACGTTTTAAAAACGAAAACTGTGGATAATAAAAGACCATATAACAAGTAAATATTCTGCCACAAGAGAGAACAAGCAAAATCTAAATGTGTAACATCAGACATCAGAAACAGTTCCATCTTTCCCCAGAAATTAAGATACAACTACTCAATGTCTGATTAATCCTTCCATATCGGAGAAAGGAAAAACTAGCAGTTATCAATAATGATTAAGCAAACAAGAGAAGATAGATAAAACATAACTTTTAAACatacttttcctataatattaggCTGACGGCTCAGACCAACCCACTTGTATGTTTTTCCATCAAAGTACCTGACAGTATGCATCCCTGCCCAGATTCCTGCAATTTAAACCAAACAAAACTTGTCATAATAGGCTTTAACCGGTCCTAAAAAAGATCAATCtagatataaataaataaataaataaaaacttttgaaCTAATTGGGGTTCTGAAATGTTTACTAGTTCAAATGATTTAATAGTTACACAATCAAAGATATACATACCAATGTAATAATAAACAAGTTAAAACCCCACCCCGACAAAGAAAAAATGGTAGACAAATCTCACCAAACCAATTGCAGGTCACAATGTCAAGAATTATACTGTCCCACCAGCACTCATTGAAGTTCGGTAACATGTGGCGGAATGTAAGCTGAAAAAACCAACATAAAATTCAGTCTATAATCAAAATAGCCAGCTTGAgcatataaaaatgattttatgcTTCAGGACATAGGAGACAATCAATCTGAACTGAAAATGGGAGCCACAAAAGAAGATGTATGTCTTAAATAAAGGAACCAACCTCCATCATTTCAAATCCTATTGATAGCACCCACAGAAGGGGCTGATTACGAATCAGTATAGCTTTGCCCCACCATCCAATAATATGAGCTAGCACAAATTCATCAAAAAGTGTTTCCTAGAAGAggtagagaaaaataaaaaataaaaaaaaatcagaagccTGCAGCACCCCAATATTGCACTGATGTACAGCAAGAACAAAATAATAAGCatggaaaaaaattgaagtaaatAGGTTGTGaaagaagaatcatacataaaCATTCTTAAACCTGCTTGTGGGATTCTCAGGTACATATATGCGGCAATCAGCACCATACGATCTTTCTGGAAGTTCTGCATGAAGTCATGCAAATAAAATTAGAATGCCTAAAACAGTCAACAATGAACTGATCCATCCAAGCAAATATGATAGTGAAAAGCTTTGCATATCTCAAATacatcacaaattcaatgatggaACAGATTCCTCTTAGCTACTacccaaaattaaaagttttgtaAAGTTCAATTGCATTACCAACACCAAGGTCGGGATGGAGAAACTTCATAAATTGCCGAGCATCATCACGCTTCTGAAAAATGAGAAGGTGAAAAGTTAACATAAGTGGCCACTaactgaaatttcagaaaatacaGCCATAAAATAATTAAGGGATTTAAGTGAGGGAGTAAAAAGCTGGGAAATAAAAAGCAGACACAGAATAGAAAATCAGAAAAactcaattttgtttaaaacacCCCTTTATTTATCCAATTGATCATCAGGTGTGAGGTATTTTTAAAATGGTTATTACTGAGAAAAATTTGCCAGCCCACAAATGAAAAAACAGAGGATTCCAACAAGGATACCCCCATACTTTGAGCTTGAACATATAAATACGCATACATAGAAAGATTAAGTTTGTTTTGCACATGCCATAAGAAATGTTTGCTTCAGGAAAGAAGACCAACCTGAAAAAGCAAAAATGTGAGGGAGACAAGGTACAAAACAGCCATTCCATGCACTAGCCGCCAAATTGCAGGATGTGGCCTAATAAGGACCCtgtaaaagaatataaaattttacataTGTAGCAGCTGAGAGCCAATTGCCAAACTATCCCACAAACCCACCAAAGTCTCTGACTATCATGTGCTAGATTCTTCACTAATAAGCAAAATTATATAAATGAAACTCACGTAGATGGGGCTTGAAGCAAGCAGTAAGCAAGAAAAACTGCAATCATAGCCCATACACCCCTACAAGAAATGATGAGGAAATTACTAAATGTGCATAAGAAACCCGCACCAACTTGCTAATAGGGTGCCCTAATGCGATACAAATTTCACATAAGATTCaccagattttttatttttaaaattttttgaatgaatgaaataataaagaaatatagAATTCTGATGTCAAATGATCTTcaataaattacaaaataagAACAAACCTTTTCACAGATGTAACAAGATCACCAGATGCACCGCTTTCAGGATCAAGGGCTCCACTTGCCCAACTGTTCATAAatcaaaccaacaaaaaaaaaacaatttaattcCACCAACTTGACGATCCACAATGAAGATGTTAAAAATTATACATACATTATATGATTGCGTTGAAAGTGCAACAGCAAAATATAAGTTCATCCAGGGCATGTTTCTTTTTAATCAATGCCAACCCTATACATATAGGAACATTAACATAAAACCATTTCGGTTCTCTGATGGtttattaggaaaaaagaaacaggCGAAAGCCAAGAAAACTCTAAATCAAAACACATaagaccatttttttaaaaatgctttGAAC contains the following coding sequences:
- the LOC133852410 gene encoding CDP-diacylglycerol--serine O-phosphatidyltransferase 1 isoform X1 gives rise to the protein MEPNGHRRVRRRDHHAQENGDVSLTSVGEEFDPWTAWAYKPRTVSLLLVGACFLIWASGALDPESGASGDLVTSVKRGVWAMIAVFLAYCLLQAPSTVLIRPHPAIWRLVHGMAVLYLVSLTFLLFQKRDDARQFMKFLHPDLGVELPERSYGADCRIYVPENPTSRFKNVYETLFDEFVLAHIIGWWGKAILIRNQPLLWVLSIGFEMMELTFRHMLPNFNECWWDSIILDIVTCNWFGIWAGMHTVRYFDGKTYKWVGLSRQPNIIGKVKRTLGQFTPAHWDKDEWHPLLGPWRFIQVLSLCIIFLTVELNTFFLKFCLWIPPRNPVIVYRLILWWLIAIPTIREYNSYLQDRNLVKKVGAFCWLSLAICIVELLICIKFGHGLYPKSMPLWLVLFWTSIGVALLIFILVWSWQLRKSLGQWISLLSSDNLFLHDRYGVRLISYWSHFGLPNLQFCSLVFLM
- the LOC133852410 gene encoding CDP-diacylglycerol--serine O-phosphatidyltransferase 1 isoform X4; its protein translation is MIAVFLAYCLLQAPSTVLIRPHPAIWRLVHGMAVLYLVSLTFLLFQKRDDARQFMKFLHPDLGVELPERSYGADCRIYVPENPTSRFKNVYETLFDEFVLAHIIGWWGKAILIRNQPLLWVLSIGFEMMELTFRHMLPNFNECWWDSIILDIVTCNWFGIWAGMHTVRYFDGKTYKWVGLSRQPNIIGKVKRTLGQFTPAHWDKDEWHPLLGPWRFIQVLSLCIIFLTVELNTFFLKFCLWIPPRNPVIVYRLILWWLIAIPTIREYNSYLQDRNLVKKVGAFCWLSLAICIVELLICIKFGHGLYPKSMPLWLVLFWTSIGVALLIFILVWSWQLRKSLGQWISLLSSDNLFLHDRYGVRLISYWSHFGLPNLQFCSLVFLM
- the LOC133852410 gene encoding CDP-diacylglycerol--serine O-phosphatidyltransferase 1 isoform X3; translated protein: MEPNGHRRVRRRDHHAQENGDVSLTSVGEEFDPWTAWAYKPRTVSLLLVGACFLIWASGALDPESGASGDLVTSVKRGVWAMIAVFLAYCLLQAPSTVLIRPHPAIWRLVHGMAVLYLVSLTFLLFQKRDDARQFMKFLHPDLGVELPERSYGADCRIYVPENPTSRFKNVYETLFDEFVLAHIIGWWGKAILIRNQPLLWVLSIGFEMMELTFRHMLPNFNECWWDSIILDIVTCNWFGIWAGMHTVRYFDGKTYKWVGLSRQPNIIGKVKRTLGQFTPAHWDKDEWHPLLGPWRFIQVLSLCIIFLTVELNTFFLKFCLWIPPRNPVIVYRLILWWLIAIPTIREYNSYLQDRNLVKKVGAFCWLSLAICIVELLICIKFGHGLYPKSMPLWLVLFWTSIGVALLIFILVWSWQLRKSLVDQSFELR
- the LOC133852410 gene encoding CDP-diacylglycerol--serine O-phosphatidyltransferase 1 isoform X2, which encodes MEPNGHRRVRRRDHHAQENGDVSLTSVGEEFDPWTAWAYKPRTVSLLLVGACFLIWASGALDPESGASGDLVTSVKRGVWAMIAVFLAYCLLQAPSTVLIRPHPAIWRLVHGMAVLYLVSLTFLLFQKRDDARQFMKFLHPDLGVELPERSYGADCRIYVPENPTSRFKNVYETLFDEFVLAHIIGWWGKAILIRNQPLLWVLSIGFEMMELTFRHMLPNFNECWWDSIILDIVTCNWFGIWAGMHTVRYFDGKTYKWVGLSRQPNIIGKVKRTLGQFTPAHWDKDEWHPLLGPWRFIQVLSLCIIFLTVELNTFFLKFCLWIPPRNPVIVYRLILWWLIAIPTIREYNSYLQDRNLVKKVGAFCWLSLAICIVELLICIKFGHGLYPKSMPLWLVLFWTSIGVALLIFILVWSWQLRKSLGQWISLLSSDNLFLHDSKKWNTHFSVLKTRLDWLNQVN